The following proteins come from a genomic window of Mycolicibacterium rufum:
- a CDS encoding virulence factor Mce family protein: MRILGTSIKLGAFSLVLLLFTAVIIVVFGQVRFDRTNSYSAIFSNASGLRPGQFVRASGVEVGKVSKVELIQGGSKVRVDFNVDRSLELFDETSASIRYLNLIGDRYMELRRGQSNKRLGAGGTIPIERTEPALDLDALIGGFRPVFQSLDPQKVNNIAQSIITVFQGQGGTINDILDQTASLTSALADRDRAIGQVITNLNTVLATTVKHQQQFDDTVKNFEALITGLKNRADPIAKSVADISDAAGTISELLADNRPLLQSTVGHLETIQQPLVEQRDRLNDLLVKLPSALKIIGRTGGIYGDFFNFYLCDITLRLNGLQPGGPVRTVKVTSQPSGRCTPK, encoded by the coding sequence ATGAGGATTCTCGGTACTTCGATCAAACTCGGCGCCTTCTCTCTGGTGCTCCTTCTGTTCACTGCCGTCATCATCGTGGTGTTCGGGCAAGTGCGTTTCGACCGCACCAACAGCTACAGCGCGATCTTCTCCAATGCGAGCGGTCTGCGACCCGGTCAGTTCGTCCGTGCCTCGGGTGTCGAGGTCGGCAAGGTCTCGAAAGTCGAATTGATACAGGGCGGCTCGAAAGTACGCGTTGACTTCAACGTCGACCGATCGCTGGAACTGTTTGACGAGACAAGCGCCTCGATCCGGTACCTCAACCTCATCGGCGATCGTTACATGGAACTCAGACGAGGGCAGAGCAACAAGCGACTGGGGGCCGGCGGGACGATCCCGATCGAACGGACGGAACCGGCGCTCGACCTCGATGCGCTGATCGGTGGATTCCGGCCGGTGTTTCAATCCCTGGATCCACAGAAAGTCAACAACATCGCGCAGTCCATCATCACGGTGTTTCAGGGGCAGGGCGGAACCATCAACGACATCCTCGATCAAACTGCTTCTCTGACATCGGCTCTCGCTGACCGCGACCGGGCGATCGGGCAGGTCATCACCAATTTGAATACCGTATTGGCCACGACGGTCAAGCATCAGCAGCAGTTCGACGACACGGTGAAGAACTTCGAGGCGCTGATCACGGGGTTGAAGAATCGCGCCGATCCGATTGCGAAGTCGGTGGCCGACATCAGCGATGCCGCGGGGACCATTTCGGAGCTGCTGGCGGACAATCGCCCCCTGCTGCAGAGCACAGTGGGGCATCTGGAGACCATTCAACAGCCGTTGGTGGAACAGCGGGATCGGTTGAACGACCTGCTCGTCAAGCTGCCCTCCGCGCTGAAGATCATCGGGCGAACGGGCGGCATCTACGGCGACTTCTTCAACTTCTATCTCTGCGACATCACGCTGCGGCTCAACGGTCTTCAGCCGGGGGGTCCGGTGCGCACCGTCAAGGTGACGTCGCAGCCGTCGGGTAGGTGCACGCCGAAATGA
- a CDS encoding virulence factor Mce family protein, whose translation MRVLEGSNRVRSGLMGIILLVVVIGVGQSFASVPMLFATPTYYAQFSDTGGLNPGDKVRIAGVDVGQVRSTRIEGDKVVIGYSLGGTEIGAQSRAAIRTDTILGRRNLEIEPRGTTPLRANDVLPLGQTSTPYQIYDAFFDVTKASSGWDTQTVKRSLNVLSETIDQTSPHLSAALDGVARFSDTIGKRDDQVRKLLANANKVAGVLGNRSEQINRLLVNAQTLLAAINERSAAVNALLERVSAFSEQVKGFIDDNPNLNRVLEQLRTISDTLVERKFDLADTLSVLGKFTAALGEAVASGPYFKVLLVNLVPYQILQPFVDAAFKKRGIDSEEFWRNAGLPAFRFPDPNGVGFPNGAPPPAPTPLEGTPEHPGPAVPPGSPCSYTPPADGLPSPGNPLPCADLTVGPFGDNPFGPNYGAPDVATSAPNPHGPQLSPGVPAAAIPGQLSPTVPGVAAPLAPGPPGARTVPVAPQPSPPDFTPGIAPLPPALNGPPPPPGPGPQPAPAGQPVLPGNPPFLPPGSQG comes from the coding sequence ATGAGAGTCCTCGAAGGATCTAATCGAGTCCGCAGCGGGTTGATGGGCATCATCCTCCTGGTCGTCGTCATCGGAGTGGGACAAAGCTTCGCCAGCGTGCCGATGTTGTTCGCGACGCCGACCTACTATGCGCAGTTCTCGGATACCGGAGGGCTGAACCCCGGTGACAAGGTGCGGATCGCCGGAGTCGATGTCGGGCAGGTGAGGTCGACGCGGATCGAGGGCGACAAGGTGGTCATCGGGTACTCGCTCGGCGGAACCGAAATCGGTGCCCAGAGCCGTGCCGCGATTCGCACCGACACCATCCTCGGTCGCCGTAATCTGGAGATCGAGCCTCGCGGGACCACGCCTTTACGTGCCAACGACGTGCTACCTCTCGGTCAGACGTCCACGCCCTACCAGATTTATGATGCGTTCTTCGACGTCACGAAAGCATCATCGGGATGGGACACCCAGACGGTGAAGCGCTCGCTGAATGTCCTATCGGAGACGATCGACCAGACATCTCCACACTTGAGCGCAGCCCTCGATGGCGTCGCCCGATTCTCTGACACCATCGGCAAACGCGACGACCAGGTCAGGAAGCTCCTCGCGAACGCCAACAAGGTCGCCGGCGTTCTGGGCAATCGAAGCGAGCAGATCAACCGTCTCCTCGTCAACGCGCAAACTCTGCTGGCAGCGATCAACGAGAGGAGCGCTGCGGTCAACGCTCTGCTCGAGCGCGTCTCGGCGTTCTCCGAGCAAGTGAAGGGCTTCATCGACGACAACCCGAATTTGAACCGCGTGCTCGAACAACTCCGCACGATCAGCGACACACTTGTTGAACGTAAGTTCGACTTAGCCGATACGCTGTCCGTGTTGGGCAAGTTCACCGCAGCGCTGGGGGAAGCCGTAGCGTCAGGGCCCTACTTCAAAGTATTGCTCGTCAACCTGGTCCCCTACCAGATTCTGCAGCCGTTCGTTGATGCGGCGTTCAAGAAGCGGGGCATCGACTCTGAGGAATTCTGGCGCAACGCGGGACTGCCTGCCTTCCGCTTCCCGGACCCCAACGGCGTCGGGTTCCCGAATGGTGCGCCGCCGCCGGCGCCCACGCCGCTGGAGGGGACACCGGAACATCCCGGCCCGGCGGTGCCCCCGGGTTCGCCATGCTCGTACACTCCGCCGGCGGATGGCCTGCCCAGTCCGGGTAATCCGCTGCCCTGCGCGGATCTGACTGTCGGACCGTTCGGCGACAACCCGTTCGGTCCGAACTACGGCGCACCCGATGTTGCGACCTCGGCGCCTAACCCCCATGGCCCGCAACTGTCTCCCGGGGTGCCCGCGGCGGCGATCCCTGGCCAACTGTCGCCCACGGTGCCGGGTGTCGCGGCACCTCTGGCACCCGGCCCGCCCGGCGCGCGGACGGTGCCGGTGGCGCCGCAACCGTCGCCGCCGGACTTCACGCCGGGGATAGCTCCGCTGCCTCCCGCACTGAACGGGCCACCGCCGCCTCCCGGGCCCGGACCGCAACCTGCGCCGGCGGGCCAACCGGTACTACCCGGCAACCCGCCGTTCCTTCCGCCGGGTTCGCAAGGCTGA
- a CDS encoding MlaE family ABC transporter permease encodes MSTAAVLRSRFPRGVATAQKVAGAPARGLDSMGHIAWFVVTAVGSIGHAMRYYRKEMLRLVAEIGMGTGAMAVIGGTVAIVGFVTLSGSSLVAIQGFASLGNIGVEAFTGFFAALINVRIAAPVVAGQALAATVGAGATAELGAMRISEEIDALEVMGIKSVSYLVSTRIVAGFVVIIPLYAMAIIMSFLSAQVTTTLIYGQSTGTYEHYFRTFLRPDDVFWSFVQAVIISVIVMLNHCYYGFYASGGPVGVGEAVGRSMRASLIAIVCVVLFASLALYGVDPNFNLTV; translated from the coding sequence ATGTCGACTGCTGCCGTTCTGCGGTCCCGGTTCCCCCGCGGGGTCGCTACCGCCCAGAAGGTGGCCGGCGCGCCCGCCCGCGGGCTGGACTCGATGGGCCATATCGCCTGGTTCGTGGTCACCGCGGTCGGTTCCATCGGGCACGCCATGCGCTACTACCGCAAGGAGATGCTGCGCCTGGTCGCCGAGATCGGCATGGGCACCGGCGCCATGGCCGTCATCGGCGGCACCGTGGCCATCGTCGGGTTCGTCACGCTGTCGGGGTCCTCGCTGGTCGCCATCCAGGGCTTCGCCTCGTTGGGCAACATCGGCGTCGAGGCGTTCACCGGCTTCTTCGCCGCGCTGATCAACGTGCGCATCGCCGCTCCGGTCGTCGCCGGCCAGGCGCTGGCGGCCACCGTCGGCGCCGGCGCCACCGCCGAGCTGGGCGCCATGCGCATCAGCGAGGAGATCGACGCCCTCGAGGTCATGGGCATCAAGTCCGTCTCGTACCTGGTGTCCACGCGCATCGTGGCCGGCTTCGTGGTCATCATCCCGCTGTACGCGATGGCGATCATCATGAGCTTCCTCTCGGCGCAGGTCACGACGACCCTGATCTACGGGCAGTCGACCGGAACCTACGAGCACTACTTCCGCACGTTCCTGCGGCCCGATGACGTGTTCTGGTCATTCGTGCAGGCCGTGATCATTTCCGTCATCGTCATGCTCAACCACTGCTACTACGGCTTCTACGCCAGCGGCGGCCCCGTCGGCGTCGGCGAGGCCGTCGGCCGCTCGATGCGCGCCTCGCTGATCGCGATCGTCTGTGTGGTCCTGTTCGCCTCGTTGGCGCTCTACGGCGTCGACCCGAACTTCAACTTGACGGTGTAG
- a CDS encoding MlaE family ABC transporter permease, with the protein MTTNSNLTGYVRDQVTPALVAVGGFVRMCVLVGKATFRPPFQWREFILQSWFLLRVAFLPTVAVSIPLTVLLIFTLNILLTEFGAADISGAGAALGAVTQLGPLVTVLVVAGAGSTAICADLGARTIREEIDALEVLGIDPIHRLVVPRVIASTFVAILLNGAVITIGLVGGFIFGVYLQNVSAGAYVSTLTLVTGLPEVLISLVKALTFGLIAGLVGCYRGLTCAGGAKGVGTAVNETLVLCVIALFAVNVVLTTIGVKFGTGS; encoded by the coding sequence GTGACGACCAATTCCAACCTGACGGGCTACGTGCGCGATCAGGTCACACCCGCGCTGGTGGCGGTCGGCGGCTTCGTGCGCATGTGTGTGCTGGTCGGCAAGGCCACCTTCCGGCCTCCGTTCCAGTGGCGCGAGTTCATCCTGCAGAGCTGGTTCCTGCTGCGGGTCGCGTTCCTGCCCACGGTCGCGGTGTCCATCCCGCTGACCGTGCTGCTGATCTTCACCCTCAACATCCTGCTGACCGAGTTCGGTGCGGCCGACATCTCCGGCGCCGGCGCGGCGCTGGGCGCGGTCACCCAGCTCGGCCCGCTGGTGACGGTACTCGTCGTCGCCGGCGCCGGCTCCACGGCCATCTGCGCCGACCTCGGCGCCCGCACCATCCGCGAGGAGATCGACGCGCTCGAGGTGCTCGGCATCGACCCGATCCACCGGCTGGTGGTGCCCCGCGTCATCGCCTCGACCTTTGTCGCGATTCTGCTCAACGGCGCTGTCATCACCATCGGCCTCGTCGGCGGCTTCATCTTCGGGGTGTACCTGCAGAACGTGTCCGCGGGCGCCTACGTCTCCACCCTGACCCTGGTCACCGGGCTGCCGGAGGTGCTCATCTCCCTGGTCAAGGCCCTGACGTTCGGCCTGATCGCCGGACTGGTCGGCTGCTACCGCGGGCTGACGTGCGCCGGCGGCGCCAAGGGCGTGGGCACCGCGGTGAACGAGACCCTGGTGCTGTGCGTGATCGCGCTCTTCGCGGTCAACGTCGTGCTGACCACCATCGGCGTCAAATTCGGAACGGGGAGCTGA
- a CDS encoding MCE family protein: MTAPVNNPRTPPYKLAGLVLALITIVVLVLVFLQFRGDFLPRTQLTMMAARSGLSMDPGSKVTYNGVEIGRVGEVEQVTVGDEPRAKIILEVEPKYIDLIPKNVDASISATTVFGNKYVSFSSPKRPAPQRISPSDVIDVTGVTTEFNTLFETVVSVARQVDPIKLNQTLTATAQALDGLGDRFGQSLVNGNQILGEINPQMPQIRRDNRLLADLGELYADAAPDLFDGLNNAVITARTFNEQRANVDQALMAAVGFGNTGGDIFERGGPYLVRGAQDLVPTTEVLDRNSPALFCTIRNFHDIAPKVAASLGGNGYSLKSSTSLSGAQNPYVYPDNLPRVNARGGPEGRPGCWQSITRDLWPAPMLVMDTGASGAPYNHFELGQPLAIEYIWGRQVGENTINP, encoded by the coding sequence ATGACCGCACCCGTGAACAACCCGCGCACGCCGCCCTACAAGCTGGCGGGCCTCGTCCTGGCGCTCATCACGATCGTCGTGCTGGTGCTGGTGTTCCTGCAGTTCCGCGGTGATTTCCTGCCGCGGACCCAACTGACCATGATGGCGGCGCGTTCCGGTCTGTCCATGGACCCGGGCTCCAAGGTCACCTACAACGGCGTGGAGATCGGCCGGGTCGGCGAGGTCGAGCAGGTCACCGTCGGTGACGAACCGCGCGCCAAGATCATCCTCGAAGTGGAGCCGAAGTACATCGATCTCATCCCCAAGAACGTTGATGCGTCGATTAGCGCCACCACGGTGTTCGGCAACAAATACGTGTCTTTCAGCAGTCCGAAGAGGCCGGCGCCGCAGCGGATCTCCCCGTCCGATGTCATCGACGTCACCGGGGTGACGACAGAGTTCAATACGTTGTTCGAAACTGTTGTGTCCGTGGCGCGGCAGGTCGATCCCATCAAGCTGAACCAGACACTCACTGCCACAGCACAGGCCCTTGATGGCCTCGGCGATCGCTTCGGTCAGTCGCTCGTCAACGGAAACCAGATACTCGGTGAGATCAACCCGCAGATGCCGCAGATCCGCCGCGACAACCGCCTGCTCGCCGACCTCGGCGAGCTGTACGCAGATGCGGCGCCGGACCTCTTCGACGGATTGAACAACGCCGTGATCACCGCGCGGACCTTCAACGAGCAGCGCGCGAACGTCGATCAGGCGCTGATGGCCGCGGTGGGTTTCGGCAACACCGGTGGTGACATCTTCGAAAGGGGCGGTCCTTATCTGGTCCGTGGCGCGCAGGATCTCGTTCCGACCACCGAAGTGCTGGACCGGAACAGCCCGGCACTCTTCTGCACAATTCGCAATTTCCACGACATCGCGCCCAAAGTCGCGGCCTCCTTGGGAGGCAACGGGTATTCCCTGAAATCGAGTACGTCGCTCTCCGGTGCCCAGAATCCGTACGTGTATCCCGACAACCTGCCGCGGGTGAATGCCCGCGGCGGACCGGAAGGCCGTCCCGGTTGCTGGCAGTCGATCACCCGGGACCTGTGGCCGGCTCCGATGTTGGTGATGGACACCGGCGCGAGTGGAGCCCCCTACAACCACTTTGAACTGGGGCAACCACTTGCGATCGAATACATTTGGGGACGCCAGGTAGGGGAGAACACGATCAACCCATGA